The following coding sequences are from one uncultured Desulfobacter sp. window:
- a CDS encoding macro domain-containing protein translates to MKRIKGDLIHLAKEGQFDLIVHGCNCFCTMGAGIAKQIRSQFPQAWEADRATVSGDRSKLGSYSKACINTPSGRLYVVNAYTQYHYSGDGVLVDYDAVAKVFTALEKQFSGKRIGYPKIGAGLAGGDWNIISKIIDGVLDGETHTLVELP, encoded by the coding sequence ATGAAACGCATCAAAGGCGATCTAATTCACCTGGCCAAAGAAGGACAATTTGATCTCATTGTCCACGGCTGTAACTGTTTTTGCACCATGGGCGCCGGAATTGCCAAACAGATCCGTTCCCAGTTCCCCCAAGCCTGGGAAGCCGACCGTGCAACCGTATCCGGAGACAGATCCAAACTTGGCAGTTATTCAAAGGCATGCATCAACACCCCATCCGGCAGATTGTATGTGGTCAATGCCTACACCCAGTACCACTATTCAGGGGACGGGGTACTGGTAGATTACGATGCCGTGGCAAAGGTTTTTACCGCACTGGAAAAACAGTTCAGCGGCAAACGCATTGGCTATCCCAAAATAGGGGCAGGCCTTGCCGGCGGAGACTGGAACATCATCAGTAAAATAATAGACGGCGTCCTGGATGGCGAGACCCACACCCTGGTTGAACTTCCATGA
- a CDS encoding OmpH family outer membrane protein, which produces MKKLSLLALFLVMAFSSQAVALSFSGTKVGYVNLNRLVKESNMGQKATERLNELRQNKELDIREKVKEINAIKLELEAGVDDLKLEDKKDKVDDLNVLVKEYKRMQADAKEEIEKQNRDLVAEILKKADSILKNIAKKKGFGIILKDPKVVGYLDPDLDITDDVLKSLNKL; this is translated from the coding sequence TTGAAAAAACTTAGCCTTCTGGCGCTTTTTTTGGTGATGGCCTTTTCGTCCCAGGCCGTTGCGCTCTCTTTTTCCGGTACAAAAGTGGGATACGTTAATCTAAACCGCTTGGTAAAGGAGTCCAACATGGGGCAAAAGGCAACTGAGCGGCTTAACGAGCTTCGGCAGAATAAAGAATTGGACATCAGAGAAAAAGTTAAAGAGATCAATGCGATTAAGCTTGAACTTGAAGCGGGTGTTGATGATCTTAAACTTGAAGATAAAAAAGACAAAGTTGATGATCTGAATGTCTTGGTAAAAGAGTACAAGCGGATGCAGGCCGATGCCAAGGAAGAAATTGAAAAGCAGAACCGGGATCTTGTGGCTGAAATCCTGAAAAAGGCTGACAGTATTTTAAAAAACATTGCCAAGAAAAAAGGATTTGGCATCATTCTTAAAGACCCGAAAGTGGTTGGATATCTTGACCCGGATCTTGATATTACGGATGATGTTCTCAAGAGTCTTAATAAATTGTGA
- a CDS encoding TRAP transporter permease, with protein sequence MSKIRIDKVEDGLDEAKRLAEEEEGIGRKPYGWQKYLIPTIAVAWSLFQLSLPRFVLLDSTYIRAIHLAFAMVLVFLNYPLLKKPIFGLKYFAQHKRIPILDMGIAAFAAYCSLYLVINYDQIISRYGSPTTMDIVAGIALVVLLLEAARRTIGPALPVIAGGFIAYSFLGPYMPDLIAFKGTSLGRFVGQMTMSTEGIYGIPLDVSATIVFLFVLFGAMLDKAGAGHYFIQLALSLLGRFKGGPAKAAIMGSGLTGLVSGSSIANIVTTGTFTIPMMKKVGYEPTKAAAIEVAASTDGQLAPPIMGAAAFIIAEYVNVPYIEVVKAAAVPAFASYAALFFISHIEASKAGIKGLSKNELPQFFKTLLSGVHFLIPLCMLLYELIVVRHSPELAAFNAILVLAVLMIFQHPYLAYRNSEPILPAFKQSFLTILEALASGARNMVSVALATAAAGIIVGVVALGLGNLISEIIDVLSMGNVFLMLVITAGASLVIGMGLPTTATYIVMAALTAPAIVTIGGAQGFIVPLMSAHLFCFYFGILADDTPPVGLAAYAASAIAKSPPIATGIQGFMYDIRTAILPFMFIFNSDLILHNVNSWSQGILIFLMACVGNFAFASATQGWFVARNKKWEVPLFLCVTFILMRPDQIAAWLGIPHEQRYWTYLIGLAIYGVLYLMQRPRSARDEAAIEQAKTEAY encoded by the coding sequence ATGAGTAAGATTAGAATTGATAAGGTGGAAGACGGCTTGGATGAAGCCAAAAGGCTTGCTGAAGAGGAAGAGGGAATCGGGCGCAAACCTTATGGATGGCAAAAGTATCTGATTCCGACAATTGCCGTTGCATGGAGTTTGTTTCAGCTCTCTTTGCCAAGATTTGTACTTCTCGATTCGACATATATCCGCGCGATTCATCTCGCATTTGCCATGGTCTTGGTGTTTCTTAATTATCCTTTACTGAAGAAACCCATTTTCGGCCTCAAATATTTCGCCCAGCACAAGCGGATACCGATACTGGATATGGGGATTGCCGCCTTTGCCGCGTATTGTTCGTTGTATCTTGTCATTAATTACGATCAGATTATTTCCCGGTACGGCTCACCCACAACCATGGATATTGTGGCCGGGATTGCCTTGGTTGTCTTGCTTCTTGAGGCTGCCAGACGAACGATCGGCCCGGCGCTTCCCGTGATTGCCGGCGGGTTTATCGCCTATTCGTTTCTAGGGCCCTATATGCCCGATTTGATCGCTTTCAAGGGTACTTCCCTGGGGCGTTTTGTCGGGCAGATGACCATGTCGACCGAAGGGATTTATGGTATCCCTCTGGATGTATCGGCAACCATCGTATTCTTGTTCGTATTGTTTGGTGCCATGCTGGATAAGGCGGGAGCCGGTCACTATTTCATACAACTTGCGTTAAGTTTACTCGGTCGTTTTAAGGGCGGGCCGGCCAAAGCGGCCATCATGGGTTCCGGTCTGACAGGGCTTGTTTCCGGTTCTTCCATCGCAAATATTGTGACAACGGGTACATTTACCATACCTATGATGAAAAAAGTTGGGTATGAGCCTACCAAAGCTGCGGCAATTGAAGTTGCGGCGTCGACGGACGGGCAGCTGGCACCGCCGATTATGGGTGCGGCGGCCTTTATTATTGCCGAATATGTGAATGTGCCCTACATTGAGGTGGTTAAAGCAGCTGCGGTCCCGGCGTTTGCGTCCTACGCGGCGCTGTTTTTCATCTCTCACATTGAAGCTTCAAAAGCGGGAATTAAAGGGCTGTCCAAAAATGAACTACCTCAATTTTTCAAAACGTTGTTAAGTGGTGTCCATTTTTTAATTCCCCTTTGCATGTTGCTTTACGAATTGATTGTTGTTCGTCATTCTCCGGAGCTTGCTGCGTTTAACGCTATTTTGGTGCTGGCTGTTCTTATGATTTTTCAGCACCCTTACCTGGCGTATCGAAACAGCGAACCGATTCTGCCGGCATTTAAACAGTCTTTTCTGACAATCCTGGAGGCACTTGCTTCCGGTGCAAGAAATATGGTTTCCGTAGCATTGGCCACAGCCGCGGCAGGTATTATTGTAGGGGTTGTTGCCCTGGGGCTGGGCAACCTTATTTCTGAAATTATTGACGTGCTTTCCATGGGCAATGTCTTTTTAATGTTGGTCATCACAGCGGGAGCCAGTCTGGTGATCGGTATGGGGCTGCCGACCACGGCAACCTACATTGTTATGGCCGCATTGACGGCGCCGGCGATTGTTACAATCGGCGGGGCCCAAGGGTTTATCGTTCCCTTGATGTCCGCCCATTTGTTCTGTTTTTATTTCGGTATCCTCGCTGATGACACGCCACCGGTTGGACTTGCGGCCTATGCCGCCTCTGCCATCGCCAAATCTCCGCCCATTGCGACGGGTATTCAGGGATTTATGTATGATATCCGAACAGCAATTTTGCCGTTTATGTTTATTTTTAATTCCGATCTTATTTTACATAATGTGAATTCATGGTCCCAGGGCATATTGATATTTCTTATGGCCTGTGTCGGCAACTTTGCCTTTGCGTCGGCAACCCAGGGGTGGTTTGTGGCCAGAAATAAAAAATGGGAAGTGCCGTTGTTCCTTTGCGTGACATTTATTTTGATGCGCCCGGACCAGATTGCCGCGTGGCTTGGCATCCCCCATGAACAGCGATACTGGACATATTTAATTGGATTGGCAATTTACGGTGTGCTTTATTTAATGCAGCGGCCTCGAAGCGCCCGGGATGAAGCGGCCATCGAGCAGGCAAAGACAGAAGCATATTAA
- a CDS encoding ABC transporter substrate binding protein: MQVIKKMLCSVLFFSLISSVSVMAADKGNFSVKPVTNHGKKWRIGYFEGGEYVNYQLNFLGIVRGLMDMGWMEKAKIPEQSGEQTAQLWQWLATGTRSRYIEFVKNAHYTGNWDTPLIEKMVPQIISRLNNKKDIDLIIAAGTKAGLKLAVNDHHVPTLVISTTDPLAAGIIKSVEDSGFDHVHARVDPYRHERQINLFHEIIGFKKLGIAYQDTEQGRSYAALDSVKKVADARGFEIVPCFTSDESADIRKDEASVKKCFATLGKTADAIYVTTQNGVNADSIPDLVNIANKYRIPTFTQSHSGQVKYGFLMSISRANFQYVGRFYAQTMAKIFNGAKPRDIGQLFEGPPKIAINLKTAELIGYDPPVDVLTAADEIFEEIETPKK, translated from the coding sequence ATGCAAGTAATAAAAAAAATGTTGTGTTCAGTTCTGTTTTTTTCCCTGATCTCTTCTGTTTCGGTCATGGCTGCCGACAAAGGTAATTTCAGCGTCAAGCCGGTTACGAACCATGGCAAAAAATGGCGGATTGGATATTTTGAAGGCGGTGAATACGTTAATTACCAACTCAATTTTCTGGGGATTGTCAGGGGATTGATGGATATGGGATGGATGGAAAAGGCTAAAATCCCAGAACAGTCCGGTGAACAGACGGCTCAATTGTGGCAGTGGTTGGCAACGGGCACCCGGAGCCGGTATATTGAATTTGTCAAAAACGCACATTACACAGGGAACTGGGACACCCCGCTTATTGAAAAGATGGTGCCCCAAATTATTTCCCGGCTGAACAACAAAAAAGATATTGATTTGATTATCGCAGCCGGTACCAAGGCAGGTCTCAAGCTTGCCGTAAATGATCACCACGTCCCCACCCTTGTTATCTCAACCACAGATCCCCTGGCTGCCGGTATTATTAAAAGTGTTGAAGATTCAGGGTTTGACCATGTCCATGCCCGGGTAGACCCCTACCGCCATGAACGGCAAATCAACCTTTTCCATGAGATCATCGGATTCAAAAAACTCGGTATTGCCTACCAGGATACCGAGCAGGGCCGAAGTTATGCGGCCCTTGACAGTGTAAAAAAAGTAGCTGATGCGCGTGGGTTTGAAATCGTTCCTTGTTTTACTAGTGATGAAAGCGCAGATATTAGAAAAGACGAGGCGAGTGTTAAAAAATGCTTTGCCACGCTGGGAAAAACCGCAGACGCCATTTATGTGACCACCCAGAACGGTGTCAATGCAGACAGTATTCCCGATCTTGTGAATATCGCCAACAAATACCGGATTCCCACTTTTACCCAGTCCCATTCCGGGCAGGTGAAATATGGTTTTCTAATGAGTATATCCAGGGCGAACTTTCAATATGTCGGGCGATTTTATGCCCAGACCATGGCCAAGATATTTAATGGGGCTAAACCCCGGGATATCGGCCAGCTGTTTGAAGGCCCCCCGAAAATTGCCATTAATTTAAAAACTGCCGAGTTGATCGGTTATGACCCGCCGGTCGATGTTTTGACTGCTGCAGATGAGATATTTGAGGAAATTGAAACTCCTAAAAAATAG
- a CDS encoding NUDIX hydrolase, with protein MDVYEKEQITDYPHLNFIRARYKDTAGADRTWLYASRQSSAAPDAVVIVPFHQQENKLILIKQFRVPLGGFQYEFPAGLVDSGEPIAEAGRRELYEETGLTVVDVIKQSPAIFSSSGMTDESISLLYVTCKGVANTDHTEASEQIEVLMLSRDEAAEFIRRDDLLFDVKTWIILERFASTGRVV; from the coding sequence GTGGACGTATATGAAAAAGAACAGATAACGGATTATCCTCATTTAAACTTTATTCGTGCCAGATATAAAGACACTGCCGGTGCGGATAGAACATGGTTGTATGCGTCCAGGCAGAGTTCGGCCGCGCCCGATGCCGTGGTCATTGTCCCGTTCCATCAACAGGAAAATAAATTGATTCTTATCAAGCAATTCCGGGTGCCCCTGGGCGGATTCCAGTATGAGTTTCCCGCGGGCCTTGTGGATTCCGGAGAACCTATTGCCGAGGCCGGCCGGCGCGAGTTGTACGAGGAGACAGGCTTGACTGTTGTGGACGTGATAAAGCAAAGCCCTGCCATCTTTTCTTCATCGGGAATGACGGACGAAAGTATCAGCCTTTTGTATGTCACATGCAAGGGTGTTGCAAACACCGATCATACCGAGGCATCCGAACAGATTGAGGTCTTGATGCTTTCCCGGGACGAGGCGGCCGAGTTTATACGCCGGGACGATCTTCTGTTTGATGTCAAAACATGGATTATTCTGGAACGGTTTGCTTCAACAGGCCGGGTGGTATAG
- a CDS encoding iron-sulfur cluster assembly scaffold protein produces MYEVVTEITIQDSERKMLSDAGYGDPAIEYYLGKKHMGAIEDASQISFKVGSCGDTMKIYLKVDEHEVVQDAKYEITGCAGAISAAMATVDLVKGKTIEQALEVNDGDVFRVLESIPEKKHHCIQLAVKTMHQGLEEFQTAHVS; encoded by the coding sequence ATGTATGAAGTGGTCACAGAAATTACAATACAGGATTCAGAACGCAAAATGCTGTCCGACGCCGGATATGGGGATCCGGCTATTGAATATTACCTTGGAAAAAAACACATGGGCGCCATTGAAGATGCCAGCCAAATTTCCTTTAAAGTTGGTTCCTGCGGTGATACAATGAAGATCTACTTAAAAGTTGATGAACACGAAGTTGTTCAGGACGCCAAATACGAGATCACAGGATGTGCAGGCGCCATCTCTGCGGCAATGGCAACAGTAGATCTTGTAAAGGGCAAAACCATTGAGCAGGCTTTAGAAGTTAATGATGGAGATGTTTTCAGGGTTCTTGAAAGTATACCGGAAAAAAAGCATCATTGTATCCAGCTGGCAGTCAAAACAATGCACCAGGGGCTTGAGGAATTTCAAACGGCACACGTTTCCTAG
- a CDS encoding universal stress protein — protein sequence MSDIKKVLVPITFSEFSKELIDYAVGIARPLSAEVIFINVIDERDLRAVQTITSFGYEVDETHYIQEIEKHRIGILEAHLNRIDYPDEKMRFVFKKGRPAAVLLKFAMEEKVDLIIMEVKGKSEILHALSGSIAEKMFRYSPVPVLSYRRKEIADKLLKRIKM from the coding sequence GTGTCAGATATTAAAAAAGTTCTTGTTCCGATTACGTTTTCCGAATTCTCTAAAGAGTTGATTGATTATGCGGTCGGTATTGCCCGGCCGCTCAGCGCAGAAGTTATTTTTATCAATGTGATTGATGAAAGAGATCTTCGGGCGGTGCAGACCATTACCTCATTCGGGTATGAAGTTGATGAGACCCATTACATTCAAGAAATTGAAAAACACCGAATCGGTATTTTAGAAGCGCATCTCAACCGGATCGACTACCCGGATGAGAAGATGCGGTTTGTGTTTAAAAAAGGCAGGCCCGCCGCCGTGCTGCTGAAGTTTGCGATGGAGGAAAAGGTGGATCTCATTATCATGGAGGTTAAGGGTAAATCTGAGATTCTCCATGCTCTAAGCGGGTCGATTGCAGAAAAAATGTTTCGCTATTCACCTGTGCCGGTATTGTCCTATCGTCGCAAAGAGATCGCGGACAAACTGTTAAAACGAATCAAAATGTGA
- a CDS encoding hemolysin III family protein has product MSICEKFIREPVNAVSHGAGAVIYALKRPNPFPRILGFHEIWHGFVILGSAAHFWLSFKYLMYI; this is encoded by the coding sequence ATGTCTATCTGTGAAAAATTTATAAGAGAACCCGTCAATGCCGTTTCCCACGGGGCCGGGGCCGTTATTTATGCCTTGAAAAGACCCAATCCCTTTCCCCGGATTCTGGGGTTTCACGAAATCTGGCACGGTTTTGTTATTTTGGGTAGTGCCGCCCATTTCTGGCTTTCTTTTAAGTATTTAATGTACATCTAA
- a CDS encoding KH domain-containing protein encodes MKELIKLMAKALVDDPEQVDVQEIKAQQTLVLELRVAKEDLGKVIGRKGRTAQAMRTILSCASAKEQKRVILEIVE; translated from the coding sequence ATGAAAGAGTTGATCAAACTTATGGCGAAAGCACTGGTTGATGATCCTGAACAGGTTGACGTACAAGAGATTAAAGCCCAGCAGACCCTTGTACTGGAATTACGGGTGGCTAAAGAGGATTTGGGAAAGGTTATCGGCAGAAAAGGAAGAACAGCCCAGGCCATGCGCACCATTCTTTCCTGTGCCTCTGCAAAGGAACAAAAAAGGGTTATTTTGGAGATTGTCGAATAG
- a CDS encoding TAXI family TRAP transporter solute-binding subunit, protein MKKSVVSLLALIFCMVMVLPSAYARTQFVTIGTGGLTGVYYPTGGAIAKMVNKKKKEYGIRATVESTGGSAFNINAIMSGDLEFGIAQSDKQFQAMKGLAEWEERGAQSDLRSVFSIHDEAVTLISAVESNIKDVADLKGKIVNLGNPGSGQLQNAVEILQTIGLDPEKDVTAEYIKASEAPSILQDGRIDAFFYTVGHPNGAIKEATSGARKVRFTSITGVDSMLAKYPYFSKTVIQGAMYPGAQNDGDTETIGMKATLVTSAKVPENVVYAITKEVFENFEEFKKLHPAYATLTKEGMLTGLSAPLHPGAEKYYKEVGLMK, encoded by the coding sequence ATGAAGAAAAGTGTTGTAAGTCTGTTGGCGTTAATTTTTTGTATGGTGATGGTTCTTCCTTCGGCATATGCCAGGACCCAGTTCGTAACAATCGGTACCGGGGGGCTTACCGGCGTTTATTATCCCACCGGTGGCGCTATTGCCAAAATGGTCAACAAAAAAAAGAAAGAGTACGGCATTCGTGCGACGGTGGAGTCCACCGGCGGATCAGCGTTTAATATCAACGCGATCATGAGTGGCGATCTTGAATTCGGCATTGCCCAGTCAGACAAACAATTCCAGGCGATGAAGGGCCTTGCGGAATGGGAGGAAAGAGGCGCTCAGTCCGATCTTCGATCCGTTTTCTCCATTCACGATGAAGCGGTCACATTGATTTCCGCAGTTGAAAGCAATATTAAAGATGTTGCAGACCTAAAAGGGAAAATTGTCAACCTTGGCAATCCCGGTTCCGGCCAGCTCCAAAATGCCGTTGAAATTTTGCAGACCATCGGCCTTGATCCTGAAAAGGATGTTACCGCAGAATATATAAAGGCCTCCGAAGCCCCCAGTATTTTGCAGGACGGCCGTATTGATGCGTTTTTCTATACGGTGGGCCATCCCAATGGTGCGATTAAAGAGGCAACATCGGGTGCCCGTAAGGTGCGTTTTACTTCCATCACAGGGGTAGACAGCATGTTGGCAAAATACCCCTATTTTTCAAAAACCGTCATTCAGGGGGCCATGTACCCGGGAGCCCAAAATGATGGGGATACCGAGACCATCGGCATGAAAGCTACATTGGTTACGTCGGCCAAGGTGCCCGAAAATGTGGTCTATGCAATCACCAAAGAGGTGTTTGAAAATTTTGAAGAGTTCAAAAAACTTCATCCGGCTTATGCGACATTGACCAAAGAAGGCATGTTGACAGGTCTTTCCGCGCCGCTGCATCCGGGTGCAGAAAAATACTATAAAGAAGTTGGCTTAATGAAATAA
- a CDS encoding M48 family metalloprotease, translating to MFSNFIYFLAALVIYTTSELFDKPSGFDPGALGFCLASTVGFVLACRIYFNRLAVRGRALPAQAIDQRVNTAISRFSIGALVLFAVNIYGFRVNHLLSNFALFQWIPTLGALLFLGLFLFYLILIWNFAYQIQRRFFPDSLTKKSFILSNVAFCLPAMLPWCFLSLLADCLGLLPFDGLNRFLNSTAGEAVYILFFVIAISVFGPVLIQRLWGCRPLAPGVDRNRIERTCRMAHLKYRDILVWNLFGGGMITAGVMGIVGRFRYILVTPALLSCLDDDEIQGVILHEIGHVYHRHMLFYLFFFAGFIACNFVFFEPLMLVVYLINPLHEGAAFLGLNQNTVQAAITCIVLIGLFVLYFRFIFGLYMRLFERQADLHIFKYTASPSALISTFYKIASLSRQSIDKPNWHHFSIGRRIGFLEKCRINPDLIQNHHRKVKKMIAGYLLAAGIIFSIGYSVSYGALNPSFSRFVAVKILSRQLALDPDNSDLYAQVGDFYYDALAYEKAVVAYENVLKIDPVNVHALNNLAWLLATCPDNSFRNAPRALELARRAVGIRTEAYILDTYAEALFLSNYKKQALATAKQALESATDRKGYYRRQVERFENELK from the coding sequence GTGTTTTCAAATTTTATATATTTTCTGGCAGCCCTGGTGATTTACACCACGTCGGAACTGTTTGACAAACCGTCGGGGTTTGATCCCGGGGCACTTGGGTTCTGCCTGGCCTCAACAGTCGGGTTTGTCCTGGCCTGCCGGATCTATTTCAATCGCCTGGCAGTCCGGGGGCGGGCCTTGCCGGCGCAGGCGATTGACCAGCGGGTGAACACTGCGATTTCACGGTTTTCCATTGGGGCCCTGGTATTATTTGCCGTCAATATTTATGGATTCCGTGTAAATCACCTATTGTCAAATTTCGCTCTATTCCAATGGATCCCCACACTGGGGGCGCTGCTGTTTCTCGGACTCTTTCTTTTTTATCTGATTTTGATATGGAACTTTGCCTATCAGATCCAGAGGCGTTTTTTTCCCGATTCCTTGACCAAGAAAAGTTTTATCCTTTCCAATGTTGCCTTTTGCCTGCCTGCCATGCTGCCGTGGTGCTTTCTGTCGCTTTTGGCCGACTGTCTGGGGCTTTTACCCTTTGACGGACTGAACCGCTTTTTAAACTCCACAGCAGGAGAAGCCGTTTATATCCTCTTTTTCGTCATTGCCATATCCGTGTTCGGACCGGTGTTGATCCAGCGGCTATGGGGATGCCGGCCCCTGGCACCAGGGGTTGACAGGAATCGCATTGAACGAACCTGCCGGATGGCACATCTTAAGTACAGGGATATTCTGGTCTGGAACCTCTTTGGCGGCGGTATGATCACTGCCGGTGTGATGGGGATTGTCGGCCGGTTTCGGTATATACTGGTGACACCGGCTCTGCTTTCCTGTCTGGATGATGACGAAATCCAGGGGGTTATTCTGCATGAAATCGGTCATGTATATCACCGGCACATGCTCTTTTATCTTTTTTTCTTTGCCGGGTTCATTGCCTGTAATTTTGTTTTTTTTGAGCCTTTAATGCTCGTTGTTTATCTGATCAACCCCCTGCATGAAGGGGCTGCGTTTCTCGGCCTCAATCAGAATACGGTCCAGGCCGCCATTACATGTATTGTCCTTATCGGGTTGTTCGTTCTTTATTTTCGGTTTATTTTCGGCCTGTACATGCGCCTTTTTGAGCGCCAGGCCGATCTGCATATTTTTAAATACACGGCTTCACCATCGGCTTTGATCTCAACTTTTTATAAGATCGCGTCCCTAAGTCGCCAGTCCATTGATAAACCCAATTGGCATCATTTCAGCATTGGGCGCAGAATCGGGTTCCTTGAAAAATGCCGGATAAATCCGGATTTGATCCAAAACCACCATAGAAAAGTTAAAAAAATGATTGCCGGGTATCTTCTTGCTGCCGGGATTATTTTTTCCATTGGATACAGTGTGAGTTATGGTGCCCTGAACCCTTCTTTTTCACGATTTGTGGCCGTGAAAATATTGAGCCGACAGCTGGCACTGGACCCTGATAATTCAGATTTATATGCCCAGGTGGGTGATTTTTATTACGATGCCCTGGCCTATGAAAAAGCTGTTGTGGCCTATGAGAATGTTTTAAAAATTGATCCGGTGAATGTCCATGCCTTGAATAATCTTGCCTGGCTTTTGGCCACATGTCCGGACAATTCGTTCCGCAATGCCCCCAGAGCCCTGGAACTGGCCCGGCGGGCCGTGGGTATAAGAACAGAGGCATATATATTGGATACCTATGCCGAAGCCCTGTTTTTAAGTAATTATAAAAAACAGGCATTGGCAACGGCAAAGCAAGCACTTGAATCGGCGACGGATAGAAAAGGATATTACCGCAGGCAGGTGGAACGGTTTGAAAACGAACTCAAGTAG